DNA sequence from the Geobacter sp. AOG2 genome:
CGTTTCTTGAAGTGCCCCGCCAGGCTGTATAATGCCGGTTCAAGCGAGTGTTTCGGCAATACGGGGGGAGAGGCCGCGGACGAGACGACCCCCTTTCGCCCGCGAAGCCCCTATGCCGTAGCCAAGGCGACGGCCTTCTGGGAAATCGCCAACTATAGAGAAGCATACAACCTGTACGCCAGCACCGGGATCCTCTTCAATCATGAATCGCCGTTGCGCCCCGAACGGTTCGTTACCCAGAAGATTGTGCGGAGCGCCTGCCGGATTGCGCAAGGGGCCGTTGAAAAACTGAAGCTCGGCAATATGGACATAGCCAGGGACTGGGGGTGGGCGCCCGAGTATGTCGAGGCCATGTGGCTGATTCTCCAGCAGGAACGCCCCGATGATTTCGTGATCGCGACCGGTGAGACCAGCAGGCTGGAGGATTTTGTGGCCGAGGTTTTCAAGGCCGTGGGGCTTGATTGGCGCGACCATGTGGAAAGCGATGCATCGCTGCTTCGGCCATCCGAAATTATGGTCAGCAGGGCTAACCCGGAAAAATCGGCCAGGACGTTCGGCTGGCGGGCCACCTACAAAATGCGCGATGTCGCTCGAATGATGGTGGAAGAGTATTTGCAATAATACTGTGGATGCGTCGCTGGCGTACCGCGTGGCTGGCGCCGTTTGCGCCGCTGGCGGCAATCAGGATACCGAATGACTGAAGATGCACCCCATAACTCGCAGCAGGATTTTCAGGACCTCAAGAAGAAGTCCCTGAAAGGCATGTCGGCGCTGTTCGTCCGGCAAGTCCTCGTAAAGGTGATCTTCTTTGTCGGCAACATCATCCTGGCCCGGCTGCTGGCGCCGCAGATATTCGGGATTTACGCCATAGTGCAGTTCGTGGTGCAGTTTTTCTCCACGTTCGGCGATGTGGGTATCGGCGCGGCGCTGATCCAGAAAAAGGGGGACCTGAGCCGGGAAGAGCTTTCCACCACCTTCTGGCTGCAGCAAATGCTGGTGGTGTCGGTGGTCGCCGTGGTTGTCCTGGCGGCGCCGCTGGCGTTGAAGGTCTACCCGACCCTGCCGCCGGTCGGGGTCTGGCTGATCCGGGCCATGGCGGTCAGCTTCCTGTTTTCATCGCTCAAGACGATCCCCGCCATTCTCATGGAGCGGAATATCGACTTCAATCGGATCGCCTGGGTGGATATCACCGAAAACCTGGCATATCAGGGGGTGGCGGTTGTCTGTGCCTACCTGGGGTACGGGGTATGGAGTTTCGTGGCGGCGGCCATCACCAGGGCATTCCTGGGGGCTGTGCTCATTTATGCGCTGTCGTCGTGGCGGCCGAGTTTTCATTACCGGTTCGAATCGGTCAAGGGTTTGGTGCGGTTTGGCTTGCCGTATCAGGGGAACCAGATCCTCAATTTTATCAAGGATTCCGTCACGCCGCTGTTCGTTGGGGTGTATGCAGGGGCCGCTGCGGTAGGGTATCTGAGATGGGCATGTAACTTTGCTTTTGTCCCGCTTGTGCTGTCGGAAACGTTTGGACGAGTGGCATTTCCGGCATTCTCAAAGTTGCAGGATGATGCAGCACTTCTTGGGAGGACGGTAGAAAAGTCAATTCGGATGATGACATTTGTAATGCTGCCGGTGACAGCTATTTTGGTGGCATTGGCTCCCGAGATTACCCATGTTTTTTATACCGATAAATGGCTCCCCGGCCTCAATGCATTTTACCTGTATTCTTTTACGCCGTTGCTGATGGGGATTGCACTACCAATGTTCAGTGGCATTTTGTGCCTTGGAAAATCAAATATAATTCTGGCGATGACAGTGGTTTTGGTTGCCATTGAATGGGGGATTGGAGCCCCGCTTGTGCTGAAATTCGGGTTTGTGGGGATTGCTGTTACACAACCAATTACCTACATTCTTTTTGTGTTGGTCTATAAATGGCTGCTCAGCCGGAATAGTGTTGAAATTCGTGTTATTCCGAATGTAGCTTCGAATTTATTAGTTACATTAACCATGGTGGCCGTAATTGAATTAATAAAGGGATTGTTCGTGCCAAATTTGATTTTCGTAATATTGGTCTCGGCTGCAAGCGCAACCCTTTATTGGGGACTTTCGTACATTCTGAACAGACAAAATATGACAGAGGCGATATCATATTTTCGTCAGGTCAAAGGATCAAAATGCTGAAGACGGCAATAAAAAACTGGTTACTCGTTCGGACTGATCCGGAGCTGCGAGATATCGCCAAGATATTTAAAGAAACGGCTGAACATAAGGGGCCGCGAGACCCCTTTTCACTTGAATGCGATAAAGTATTCCTCGATAGACTTCAGTTTAATCCGTGCGCCTTAAAGATGGATTTTTGGGAAAAACATTTTGAGTTGGACTCGATCACTCACTTTGAGGAAATATCCGGCAGAATTCTTGATTTTGGATGCGGTTCAGGGCATTTGGATGTGCTTTTAGCCCGAAGGGGAATGACTGTTCATGGCATCGACCTCAGTCCGATTGGGATAATGATAGCAAACCGTTTGCGTGAGAGAGAACCACATGATGTTAAAAAACTAGTAACATTTTCAGTTGTAGATGTGATCTCCCAAAAGCCTGACGGAGAATTATTTGATTCCGCATGGTCGGCCCATGTTTTTGAACATATTGCAGACCCTGCCCCTGTTCTGGCTGGATTACATAATTGGGTCAAGCCTGGCGGCCACCTTCTCATCTCGGTTCCACTTGGAACGGCTTATGATGATCCGGGGCATGTTAATCACTTTTTTTCCGCTCACGAGTTGTCCCAATTTCTTAGCCCACATATAAAAATTAAGAGAATCGAGGAAAATAACGAATTCAATGTAATTAGAGCGCTGTGTGTTTTTGGGGGAAACCATGAGCAGCCATAATATATCCGCAGTCCTCCTGGTAAGAAACGAGGAGCCGAACATCCGGCTGTGCCTTGAAGGCCTGAAATGGTGTGATGAAATAGTCGTTGTGGATATGGAGAGTGAAGATGATACGGTTGCAATAGCCAGGGAGTTTACGGACAATATTTACTCGCATGAACGAGTTATTGCCTTCGACATTGCAAAGAATTATGCCGTTGAAAAGGCGAGCAACGAATGGGTGTTGCTGATTGATGCCGACGAAATGGTCCCGGCATGTTTGGCAGCAGAACTGAGGCTCATTGCCGAAAAAGATGAGGTAGACGCGGTCTATATAGCATTTAAGAATTTTATCCTGGGAGAATGGAATCGAGCAAAGGCGTGGTGGCCGAATTATCATTGCCGTTTTTTTAAAAAGCAATCGATGATGATTTCGGAAAGAATTCATGCATACATGTCCGTTTCCAATACTGCGCGTACCTTGTATCTGCCGCCCGAGGAAAAATTCGCGATTCATCATTTTGCGTATAGGGATGCTGAACAATTCATTTCCAAGCTCAATAGATATACAACAATTGAGGCTAAACACTTATATGATGATGGGAAGAAGTTTACCTACTACCTGTTTTTTAAGTCTACGATAAAGGAATTCATTGATAGATATATTAGATTAGGTGGGTATAAAGACGGATTAAGAGGCTTTTTTGTTTGTATTATGATGGTTATGTACCGTGCCGTTGCATGCATAAAGTTGTGGGAGTTGCATGAAAATAAAGATGATATAAAACATAAATATGATAAATTAAAGAATAATATCATTGGCGGTTATTGAGGATAATATACAAATGATAACTGACATAATAAGAAAAATTAAGAAACGGCTGATTACTTATTACAATAGGACCATATTTAAAAAATATGGGGCTAATGTAACCATTCTAAAACCAAGTATGATAACTAATCCAAAATATATTGAAATAGGAAGTAATGTACTCATACGTGAGTATTCAAGAATAGAGGCTGTAGATACTTACGGTAATGCAAAATATACCCCCGAACTCAAGATCGGTGACGGTACGCATATCGAACAATTTTTTCATGTAGGTTCGTGTGAATGTGTTGAAATAGGTAAAAATGTACTTATTGCCGGAAGAGTGTATATATCTGACCACAATCACAATTTTAAAAATATCGAAGAGCCTATTGTCAATCAGGGTATCGAGGCAGGTGGAAAGGTAGTTATAGGCGATAATTCCTGGCTGGGCGAAGGCTGCGTAATACTGCCGGGGGTTTCTATTGGCAAAGGGGCAGTGATAGGCTCGAATGCCGTAGTAACAAAAAGTATCCCGCCATTTTCCGTGGCAGTCGGCATTCCTGCTAAAGTCATACGTCAATATAATAATGAGACCAAAGCATGGGAACTACTGAAGTGACGGGCTCTGCAATCAACTGTTTGTGCGGGAACCAAAGTGCCGATTTCCTGTTTTCCGTACACAAATATACTGTTCATCAATGCGTTGCATGCGGTCAGGTCTATATCTCCGGCATTAGTCTCGACAGCAGTTCTTCTGAATACGATGAAAGCGATTATTTTACCGAGCGCAACAATTACCTGGAAAAATGGGGGGAACTCTCTACTCATTTTCAAGGCATATTGAATAAGATAAAGACATACAAGTCAAACGGTGCTTTTCTTGATGTCGGCTGTAGTGTGGGGGTGCTTCTCGACGTTGCCCGGCAAAACGGTTTTGAGGTCAAGGGCGTGGAGTTTTCCACATGGGCTTCGGAGTTTGCCAGGCAAAAAGGGTTTGATGTCGTGACAGGGGGGTTGATTGAAGCCGCCTATCCTGAGAAGAGCTTTGATGTCATCGTTATGAATCATGTCCTCGAACATATTCCCGACCCGGTTGAAATCATGATGGAATTGGGGCGGATATTGAAAGACGACGGGCTGCTGGTTATTGGTGTGCCCAACTTCGGTTCCTATATGGCAAAACTGATGAAGGGGAAATGGTTTTCGCTCATGCCGGACCAGCATATCTGGCAGTTCACGCGCGAATCTCTCGGCAAGCTGCTCCAGAAGGGCGGTTTTGTGGAGGTATATTTCGAAGCAAAGGATAATCATGCAATAGTCGGGTGGCGACCGATCAAAATAGTGCAACGGCTCGTGAACAAAATTGCATTATTGACAAACAATGCCGAAGCAATGCTCGTTTTTGCCCGAAAAACAGGGAATGAATGAGCCTTTGGTTTACATAGTTCTCCTCAACTGGAACGGCTGGCGCGACACGTCGGAGTGTGTCGAGTCATGCAAAAAGCTGACGTACCCCGATTTTCGCATCATCATCGTCGATAACGGCTCCACCGACGGTTCCGAGGCGATCCTGCGGGAACGCTTCCCCGATATGGAAGTGGTGCAGACTGGTTCGAATCTGGGTTTTGCCGGCGGTAACAATGCGGGTATCCGGCGGGCGCTTGAGCACGGGGCCGATTATGTCTGGCTCCTCAACAACGATACGGTGGTTTCCCCCGATACGCTCGCGTCATTGGTGCGCGTTGCGGAGGGCGACGACAGAATCGGCATGGTGGGGAGCAAGATCGTTTATTACGATAACCCGGCGCTTTTGTGGTATGCCGGGGCCGTGCTCGACCCGGCGCGCCCCCAGCGTCCCGCACATCGGGGGCTTCGCGAGCACGACCGGGGGCAGTACGATACGGCGGGGGAAACCGGGTATGTCACCGGGTGCAGTCTGCTCGCCCGTCGTGCGTTGCTGGAGGCTGTCGGCCTGCTGGACGATGATTTTTTCCTCTATTTCGAGGATGTGGATTGGTGTGCGCGGGCAAGACGGGGGGGGTGGCGTCTTATGTATGCCCCTTCCTCCGTGGTGCGGCATAAGGAGTCGATGAGCGCCGGAGGGGCGGCATCGCCTGCGCTGATGTACTACACGGCGCGGAACCGGCTCTATTTCGTGCGGCGGAATTTTTCCGCAAAACTTGCCCGGGCCCTGTGGTACGACCTGTACGAGCATGTGTTGGTGAATATCAAGAAGAGGCGGTTTTCGGCGGCGCGTTCGGCCGCGCGCGGGGTGTGGGATTTTTTTCGCGGCAGGACGGGCCGTTACCGGGGATAGGGCAAGCATGCCGGGATTGGGTGGGAAAAACGCATGAAGATTCTTATGGTCACTCCCTATCCGGCTTGTCCCGGCGCGGACGGCGGCGGTACGGTGATGTTCAACCTGATCCGGCATCTCGCCGCGCGGCACGAGATCGTCTATCTCTCGTTCGCCCGGCAAGAGGATCTGGAGCGCCTGGCGCAGGTGGCGCCGTATTGCGCCGAGGTGGTTACGGTGCCGCTTCCCGGCGGGGCCGGGATGTCCGCCCTGGCCAAAGGGCTCAATCTGGCGCGGCGGGTCGTGCATAATGTGCTCTCGTATGCGACCCTGACGCCCGTGGTGGTCCGCAAGTGCCAAAGCCGGGCCATGGATGAGGCGATCCGCCGGGCGGTCGAGCGGCATAAGCCGGATGCGGCGCACCTCTGCTTTCCCCAGATGGCCCATTATATCGAGGCCTGCGCCGGTACGCCGGCAGTGATGGATACGCTGGATGTGGCCCTGGTGGGGGTGTTTCGCAGGGCCATGAACGCCCGGCGCGTCTGGGAGAAGTTGTATTATCTGATGCAGTGGCTGTTCTGGGTGCGCTACGAATCCCGTTATTTTCCGCGTTTTGGAAAGGTTTTGACGGTCACCCGTCAGGACGCGGCGGCTCTGACCATGGCCATGCCCGATCTGGATGTTTACGCGGAGGCCATCGCCGTCGATGCCGGTTCGCAGCCCGCGCCGGAGCGGGACAGGGGCGTCAGGATCGGTTTTCTCGCCAGTTTCGGCCATCCGCCCAATACGGATGCGGCCCTCTATTTTGCGGAATCCGTCCTGCCCCTTGTCAGGGAGCGGATGCCGGATGCCTTGTTTGTCGTGGCGGGGAGGAACCCGCCGCGTTTGCTGCTCGATCTGAAAGACAAGGGAGTGACCTGCCTGGGGTTCGTCGATGATGTGTCCGAATTCTACGGCTCGGTCGATGTGGTGGTGGCGCCGATCCGTTACGGCGGCGGGATCAAGATCAAAGTGCTGGAGGCAATGGCCTGCGGCAAGCCGTTGGTCGCCACCTCGGTCGGCGCCGAAGGGATCACGGAGGCGGGCGAGGGGGCCTTTCTGGTCGCGGATGACCCGGCCGCCTTTGCCGGGGCGGTGATTGCGCTGTTGTCCGAC
Encoded proteins:
- a CDS encoding GDP-mannose 4,6-dehydratase translates to MAKKALICGVSGQDGAYLSLFLLGKGYEVHGTARDAQMSSFANLGKLGIRDRIAFHSMALNDFRSVLQVLSSVRPDEIYNLAGQSSVGLSFEQPVETLESISVGTLNLLEAIRFLKCPARLYNAGSSECFGNTGGEAADETTPFRPRSPYAVAKATAFWEIANYREAYNLYASTGILFNHESPLRPERFVTQKIVRSACRIAQGAVEKLKLGNMDIARDWGWAPEYVEAMWLILQQERPDDFVIATGETSRLEDFVAEVFKAVGLDWRDHVESDASLLRPSEIMVSRANPEKSARTFGWRATYKMRDVARMMVEEYLQ
- a CDS encoding oligosaccharide flippase family protein; the encoded protein is MTEDAPHNSQQDFQDLKKKSLKGMSALFVRQVLVKVIFFVGNIILARLLAPQIFGIYAIVQFVVQFFSTFGDVGIGAALIQKKGDLSREELSTTFWLQQMLVVSVVAVVVLAAPLALKVYPTLPPVGVWLIRAMAVSFLFSSLKTIPAILMERNIDFNRIAWVDITENLAYQGVAVVCAYLGYGVWSFVAAAITRAFLGAVLIYALSSWRPSFHYRFESVKGLVRFGLPYQGNQILNFIKDSVTPLFVGVYAGAAAVGYLRWACNFAFVPLVLSETFGRVAFPAFSKLQDDAALLGRTVEKSIRMMTFVMLPVTAILVALAPEITHVFYTDKWLPGLNAFYLYSFTPLLMGIALPMFSGILCLGKSNIILAMTVVLVAIEWGIGAPLVLKFGFVGIAVTQPITYILFVLVYKWLLSRNSVEIRVIPNVASNLLVTLTMVAVIELIKGLFVPNLIFVILVSAASATLYWGLSYILNRQNMTEAISYFRQVKGSKC
- a CDS encoding bifunctional 2-polyprenyl-6-hydroxyphenol methylase/3-demethylubiquinol 3-O-methyltransferase UbiG; protein product: MLKTAIKNWLLVRTDPELRDIAKIFKETAEHKGPRDPFSLECDKVFLDRLQFNPCALKMDFWEKHFELDSITHFEEISGRILDFGCGSGHLDVLLARRGMTVHGIDLSPIGIMIANRLREREPHDVKKLVTFSVVDVISQKPDGELFDSAWSAHVFEHIADPAPVLAGLHNWVKPGGHLLISVPLGTAYDDPGHVNHFFSAHELSQFLSPHIKIKRIEENNEFNVIRALCVFGGNHEQP
- a CDS encoding glycosyltransferase family 2 protein; translation: MSSHNISAVLLVRNEEPNIRLCLEGLKWCDEIVVVDMESEDDTVAIAREFTDNIYSHERVIAFDIAKNYAVEKASNEWVLLIDADEMVPACLAAELRLIAEKDEVDAVYIAFKNFILGEWNRAKAWWPNYHCRFFKKQSMMISERIHAYMSVSNTARTLYLPPEEKFAIHHFAYRDAEQFISKLNRYTTIEAKHLYDDGKKFTYYLFFKSTIKEFIDRYIRLGGYKDGLRGFFVCIMMVMYRAVACIKLWELHENKDDIKHKYDKLKNNIIGGY
- a CDS encoding DapH/DapD/GlmU-related protein; this translates as MITDIIRKIKKRLITYYNRTIFKKYGANVTILKPSMITNPKYIEIGSNVLIREYSRIEAVDTYGNAKYTPELKIGDGTHIEQFFHVGSCECVEIGKNVLIAGRVYISDHNHNFKNIEEPIVNQGIEAGGKVVIGDNSWLGEGCVILPGVSIGKGAVIGSNAVVTKSIPPFSVAVGIPAKVIRQYNNETKAWELLK
- a CDS encoding class I SAM-dependent methyltransferase; this translates as MGTTEVTGSAINCLCGNQSADFLFSVHKYTVHQCVACGQVYISGISLDSSSSEYDESDYFTERNNYLEKWGELSTHFQGILNKIKTYKSNGAFLDVGCSVGVLLDVARQNGFEVKGVEFSTWASEFARQKGFDVVTGGLIEAAYPEKSFDVIVMNHVLEHIPDPVEIMMELGRILKDDGLLVIGVPNFGSYMAKLMKGKWFSLMPDQHIWQFTRESLGKLLQKGGFVEVYFEAKDNHAIVGWRPIKIVQRLVNKIALLTNNAEAMLVFARKTGNE
- a CDS encoding glycosyltransferase family 2 protein; the encoded protein is MVYIVLLNWNGWRDTSECVESCKKLTYPDFRIIIVDNGSTDGSEAILRERFPDMEVVQTGSNLGFAGGNNAGIRRALEHGADYVWLLNNDTVVSPDTLASLVRVAEGDDRIGMVGSKIVYYDNPALLWYAGAVLDPARPQRPAHRGLREHDRGQYDTAGETGYVTGCSLLARRALLEAVGLLDDDFFLYFEDVDWCARARRGGWRLMYAPSSVVRHKESMSAGGAASPALMYYTARNRLYFVRRNFSAKLARALWYDLYEHVLVNIKKRRFSAARSAARGVWDFFRGRTGRYRG
- a CDS encoding glycosyltransferase family 4 protein, which gives rise to MKILMVTPYPACPGADGGGTVMFNLIRHLAARHEIVYLSFARQEDLERLAQVAPYCAEVVTVPLPGGAGMSALAKGLNLARRVVHNVLSYATLTPVVVRKCQSRAMDEAIRRAVERHKPDAAHLCFPQMAHYIEACAGTPAVMDTLDVALVGVFRRAMNARRVWEKLYYLMQWLFWVRYESRYFPRFGKVLTVTRQDAAALTMAMPDLDVYAEAIAVDAGSQPAPERDRGVRIGFLASFGHPPNTDAALYFAESVLPLVRERMPDALFVVAGRNPPRLLLDLKDKGVTCLGFVDDVSEFYGSVDVVVAPIRYGGGIKIKVLEAMACGKPLVATSVGAEGITEAGEGAFLVADDPAAFAGAVIALLSDKERRAVLGERARQVIERRFSWHRLCDDLDTIYRALDAVKR